tacaatttacttacctacttagttcttATCGAGATTTTGTGAAAGCTTTAAGTAAAACGGAAActgtttttaatatatcttGTCTGTTCAAAACAGCAAAAATTAGAAGGTTTTGATCGCCGACAGCATGACCACGCTCATTGAGATGGACATCGGTGCAATTTTTAATAGGTTTTCcagtaaaaacattaaaaaaaactgtgttTTTTACAATTTCACTGTAATAGAAACATTTTTTGAGCAAATACATTagaatattttagaaataccTACAATATAATTTTTACTCACGCGCTTTTAAAATTGCTAAATTGTTTTTGCAAGGGATTTTTACTCCTCCAAATCCCAcataaattaagtaggtaggacatataatttattatacacaCTTCGATTTAATTAGTTCCGACTAAATGAAACCTAGAATTAATACACTATTTTAACGAATTTTCGTTTAAAACAGCTCTGATATAATATGTGCTGTCGTCGTTCAGTTATGTTAGGATTATGACTGTTATGAGTGCaaaaaagagatagagctaattttagttctatcaaatttaaataaagtttgtGCGTCCCAGAATCGACaccatgttttgttttttattgtcatCAATCTGCTCACGTGCACACGCTGAAGATTAATCTGAAATCAGTTTTTCAATATCTAGTCTAAAGCCGGAGATAGTTAGTCAGTGGTGGAGGAATCCTGTGTCCCGTTGTAGCGAAACGGATTTGTCTATTTTACAACTGTAATGAAAAATGtgtgataggtacctacttgtgaATTACCTATGTACTTACAAACGTAACCACATTCGATATAGGCATACAAGTTACTGCCGAGTAACTTGTATGTTGAAGATCATACTTTATATACTTATCACTTATCATTTCTTAACTACAGACGTAACAAACACgtgactcagaataatgagctgaatcatcctcctcagtattcgattCGACttacacttacaccccgtaaaagtacgtacaggtagccatacgagtgcgtatgggtgttagtaacaccgtaacgaatactgaaggggatgactcagatcatgattctgagttgatatcaagtggaattttctgtcgaaaaattcatgaaaattttgtgtttttaaattattttcagttccatacttttgcgtttTCGTCgcagattccacttgatattaatttggaatcatggtttgaattatccctcaaagttttcgttacgatgtcactaacacccagtataaataACATAGTAAATCTATAATCTACCCGGCAAATTAACTAGACGTTTATGATTTATTTCATTACACGTGATTAGCAAAATAAGCGTTGTAAAGAAAAAAGATCACTTTGGACTTTAAgcatacaaattataataccTTCACTTTTTATTTCAACACGACGCTTACCAATACGAGATTTTACTAGTTATActggatgttagtaacatcgtaacaaatactgagggagtgagtcagacaatgattctgagttagtatcaagtggaattttccgtcgcaaaacttatagattttttatgaaaatattctatacttttttgatggaaaactccacttgatattaactcagaatactgagTTGCATCATCCCCCTCTCTGTTACGGTATCACATACACTCCGTACAAGCaggtacgtacaggtagccatgcaAGTATTTAAAGAAAACACTACAATTTTCATCAATTTTCGAACAAGacatttcacttgatatcaactcaggatcatggtctgaatcatccctcaaagttttcgttacgatactaataaatattgtttCCCTACTACCACAATTGTTTTGCTGTTGTAGAAGTGTAGCCGACTAATGACGATTTGACAATATGCCACATAAAACAATTCATTTTCAATCTGTATGCAATAAACAGAATTGCACAGCCATATGTAAATATATCTAATCTATTTGTACACGGAATGCCAAACTACTGGACGCTAAATATTCGGGACAGATGATTGAAATGAGGTCCAACAGTTGTATCGAGATGACTGTGATATGTCGAGGACTAGCTTATTTACAATGAATTTAATGGACGAATCATTTACAATAATTTGAACCACTAAGCCGATAGTATTGCTATATTTCTGCTGGTCGATGGGTTGTGCAGAGTATTTAGAAGGACAAATAGTTTTCGGCAACActtgaattttattaatttagcaTACGTACAGAACCATCGAATAATGGAGTATTATAGGTAATACTCCTGTTAAATATGtcttaacttaaaattaactaTAGATTAGTATTTGGTATGGTATGACTATATGCAGGAGCAACAACGTAAGGGATTATTAATcctacctgtccgacaggctagatgTGTCAAGGTCACAGGTCACCAtcgttactccccaccaactcccgtttgccgatcagatcgtgtagtctaatagcaaaccgacggggcgtaaccatggtaaccatgCTCTTGAGGGAGTTGCTGTGGAGTAGCCATGGTAACCAAGCTCTTTAAGAGAGTGTGTTGTTTTTGTAGACCCGTTCCGCCCGTTCGTGGattataatttagttttatttaaaataataactagCCTACAGGAATATCTAAACAGACAAACCTCCGcttgttcttattttataacCTACTTAACAAAGTAGGCACGGCCAGATTACACCATATTTtatctaaatattataaaaactacatgcttagtaaataaataatgtaaatataccTAGTAGTTAGAGAGTTAAGTCTGCCGCAGATGacggtttctttttaaataagttgACTGGTACATTCCTTAAACAGTATGAGTTTCTATcatttaattaggtacataaaaaGATAGTAGGTTTAAGTAAACTATTTCACATCACACAAACGTAATAGAAGCATCATAATTTTAAGGAAATACGCCATCAACTTTTcactaataaaataacacactGTCCATATCTATTTCGTTTCGAATCTTTCCAataataggtacggtcacgagcattaatatgtacatacactttggtaccatatcacattaacttttttgacaaattaaactgtaagtctcactaaatgtcaaatatgttagtgcgacagagtcctaaattggatacattatattgctcatgactgtacctatagaAAAAATAGTGCGCTTATCTTAAATTATAGCAGACACCagctttagttttattttagttttttgggGTTTGCAGGTGTCTCGCGGCTACAGCTCTAGTATCGCAGTGTCTGTATACAATTGTTCTGCCTTGTCAATTGACTCTATTAAAATCCGCGCGGGAATCCATGGCGCGTATTCTAGTGGATTCACGGGAAATtaatgtttaaaattaaaagcaatcaatctgtccctttccttataGGATGATTAGAAATAAAACAGTTAaaggtaacttaaaataaaaatttagtaGGTATGGCCAAAATTGACACCGTTGATAGGTACATTATATCGTAATCGTGTTTGAAGGAGTGATCAAATAAGCCAATTTATGTACGTACGTAAAAAGTCTAATTTTCGGAACTAACCTTTCCAGTTTAACGCCGCTAATACTACTTtcgtataatatatgtatataatcaaTCATGTTTGTTGATACAATCCGCAACATTACTTAGGAAGATAGAATTGCTAGGCAGTAGCATATTCAATTCAACCAAGCTGTACGACTATAGCTTTCGGAAGACGCAATCACGTTATTTGATATTattagtgtaaaaaaaaaattaccgacCAAGTGCAACAATTCACGATCCTTCAAAATACTTTTAAGTTGATCAGGCCTTCACTTTATAACATCTGAAATAAGAAAAGcaaaaaattatgtaaaataagGTAAATTTTACATtctttgaatctacgtcatttcgcaatgtaggtattattatgtTCCTGAAATAATTCAAAGATTCATAAATAACGACTCCAGCAGCCGTAACGTAACATGTAGCACGCATATCACGCGCAACGCGATATTTAAACGAATTATGTATGGAATAGATTTGGTTTATTTATCGCGTACCCAATAGCGAGTTTTGGAGTTTGTTTAAACTATTCGGCTACTATTTTACATCTTTTGGCATGTGAAATCTAATAATATTCtctctactcagcctgtatccatctGCTAAGTATAGGGTTAGCCCTAtacctattatattatttaattctatTAAAAAGTCGTCAAATAAcgctaacttaaaattacttaacctagaacccactccaTGTCAAACttggcccaaaagtgcccatgacactagcagcaTTACCGCACCGGATTTAATTCTATTCAGAATATTTATGTAGAAGACATAATTGAGTACCCACTCAACTTACCACAATAATTCAATCACGTTTTCTTGGACTATCTACAGCATATTCCGGATTTGGctgcaaaaaaaatatcacaaatttattaggtatatgaaaaaataatttgtaaattgtagtatTCTCGTATTTACCTTTAACTCACCTCAAAATAACGATGATAGAGAACTACACCATACACACAACCAACTGAAACTAGGATTTGAATGACTAGCCATATGATAACGTTGCACACTTGGGCTTGGCCGAAAAGTTCTTTCCCATTCTTAATGCACAACATTGACTCTGTCACCATTATAGCTCCATACACCCAGCACTGAGTGCCAACTCTCTTACACTTAGGATCTGTTACATAAATGTAATACTGTCTGCAAAGAAAAAGATAGCttttaaccaacttcaaaaaagCAGCTTTTCAATTCGACgcctatgtatgtaatattgttggaattgcacaatatttgtatatgtgATTCTATGTGGGCTTCTAAACACGCGTGCCAAATGTCACaggtgtatgtttgtatgtatgtccacacatttcttaaaaactataaattgtattgcaataattatttatttatttatttaattattttgttatatggGATTAAATAGTATCCGTCAGGATAGGAGCAGAGAGTGGTACAGTGTATAGTGGTACAATTAATGTACATTCGTTTCCTAATGTCTATttggtaaataattataactattaCAGTGAGCCGCCATTCTGATGTCAGGTTGGTGGCTCACTTTCACAATATATTTTCTAAGCAAATAGAAATTCCCGTACATTTGTATAATAGAGGTTTAGAGggcatttaataatattatgtaagtatcatTACTAATGGTTTAAGAGTAgttaaagaaaattggaaaacaaTCAAGTGTATTGGATATACCTAGTAGGTACATTAAACGAATTATCTCATATTAGGTATATTCTAGTGTTTTgataacataggtacctacttagttgccGACGCAATAATACTCTTAGTGTTAATTCCTAGTACCTACTTgagtttcaaattaaaaaagtaaaaaataatttaaaaagatcaAACCATCTTCGAAATCTctgaaataaaaagtaaaaaataatattttgttgaatacatgaatctaaattctgaagttGGTGTTAATAAATAGACAGTTGAGCTGCATGTTTCACCTGTTGTCATAAATAATTGTGGAGTATCTGTAGGGTTTGCAGGTAATGAAGGCTGCTGGTCTCACTCACTTaagaatttagattctaacattcttttcaccaaaatattcacaGATTTTGGAATTGAAATTTATCCACTCaacgaaactgcttatagtctagaggactgattgtagtttaaaccaagaaaaataaaattggaattggattaatctttttaaataacttttttatattcaatttCATTAATATTTTCTGCCAtacaagaaatatttttatattacttacctaaCAGAAGGTGCCACAATAACCCCTATGAGCAAAAGACGTGCAATTACCAAAGGATGTGATGGTGGCATTTCAAATATGTGTTTCAGGAAAAATGTATTCAATTCCGATAATTGCCAAAACACCACAAGCTGGCTAAGTGCGAAGAACCTCATATAAGTACATGTGGGGTCCAGCCACCTTACAGGGGTCCACTGTTCTGGTGTGAACTGTAGTATGGCCCTCTTTATCTTTCCAGTTGTGGAAGAGATATCcctgaaatatattttgttataattttatcttCTAACAGACTtcgaaaaaagaaggaggttattgtttattaatttgATTAAAATCCACTAGATAAATTATTGATGTGAGTAATGTTACCTTATGCTAACCCACTTGTATTCCCTCATCTCCAAGGCTTTACATATTTTAAGTCCACACCATATTCCAAGTCCATTACATACAAGTACATCTAAAATGATTGAATCCCACCAACATTCTAAGAAGTTTGGAAGTAAATGTGCAAATGCAATTTCAGTAATTTCCCACATTATTGATATAGCCCACAACAAACCAGCATGTCTGAAGAGTAAGGCTTTGAACATCCATCCAAAAAAGTGAGCAAATGCAAACACATCTACATGAGACCAAACTTTTGCCACACTGAAATCAGAGCAGTTTACTGCATATTcctaaaacaatattatataaattaagaaatatatatttttttttcaaaaagtgaAATAAAGCTTGATAATgaaacttgtaagtattaacAGCATACCTTATCCATATCAATGTGGAAATTGCGAAGATTGGGATCCATCCAATACATTATTTCATAAACTGTAGAATAgctttgaaataataaaaatagtaaagcaAGAAGGTATAACACCGACGTGCCAAACACAATTCTCCAGACTGCTGGATGAGGTCTTGTAAATGGACCATTAGGAAATGTTAGTACTGATActataaggaaaaaaaatactacacaGCAAATTCCAGCCCAGATATTGTCTTGAGTGCTGGTTTCATCTCtgaaaatgaatttatgaatctACTCAATTAATTCAGTAATGATGATAAACAATGTGAAATTTTATAGGTTAGAATAAACTAATAtgaaaacaaattttatttaatattagttTTTGCATAAAATACGCATAATTATATGTGATCACTTACAATGCAATAACTATAATACGTTATTCATATAATTGAATTATTACATCATTCATTGTAGCTTTACATAGACATTAACTGTACCTGACAAAGGCTGTGTAGATTACAGCTGCGATGGAAACCGCCAGAAGAGTAATAGTATGTGGTTTGTAGAAGAACTCCAGTGAAATATCATCCACGGGTCTTTCATTAATAGAGCTAAAAGCTTCCGCATATTCATTGGTGGGAACAGAATTTGTGCTAGTACCGGACATTTTCCTTTCTTTCATATTGAATATTGATAAAACCAATTACTGCAAGCCAGCAAAGAAAGTCAGTACCTACACAATATTTGCATAATAGAATATTCATAtagttacaatatttttttattaatttcaatccaTCACTCCGCTCCACACCACGACAAACACGCACGACTGACTATGCAAGTACGACCACCACAGACTACTAAGAGAACTAGCGGAGTACGACTCACCACagaccaaagaccttgtatagaatagacggagcgtatttaactcagaacaataactaaagcatagaaggaaggctaaaatagcaacagaactctataattctgctctactttatcttacggaaccggcgtaatgttagacaaagacgcatatacaaaaattgtttcgtaatttcgtaggttgtcacaagtttttcattgcctagtgttgggtttcactttagtaatatgtcgataaaattaaatttacttacaattaatgtcgataatttttttttacaagatttctttttgtaggatgcaattatcttcttcttgatgaaaggagactctgtctctgataggtaagtatctaaccatttttggattatattgtctggtttatattagtttggagctgcagctcacattcaggaaggaaagaaaatagccaactgttatcgtttcatcggtaagtattttgtaatattcgaatttatttatgatgtcatccgccgtgcactggtgtcgatcgacgtgccgtgcaaattggaaccgccgccgccgggtctaagccgcacagacggtaagaggcccgatggggtcacgccatagacatagaaaagagtatggactggaaatacctacagaaaaaacgtgccactctgtaaacataaaatggcggtctttactagggctacaagctgtttcaatactaggattaccatactcgtacctactagatatagcattatacttaaaaaaatacggcatacaagtattcataagagaacagaaagggaaagtaaaaggtaggtaggtggtgtactgtatctttcgtgtaaaacttgtaagtattgtatgttgtgtgcaataaagtatatttgtatttgtaaaggaaggtttagtcaagatttatctaagtcgcttacacaaatctataacattcattacattctttattgggcgcagttcgtatcaacctggagtgttggagtaggagtaaataagaacaggaggtaaaatgaaatataaattagatcgtaaatctgttcattagcaagtatttatttcacacgttattaattatgtacattatatttacaataaatacaaatttattaatttctaaacagtgtcaatttgcttagaaactgtctttgtgacaccctgtcacattgttttttttttttcattaagtcgtttgatcttgaggcgggacttgttcagcttttcttttaaatttttcatctcgtcttcttgaactgactgaaataaagtttaataataatgttaaaatagtatatgtacaaaataatctataaaaataaaagtaaaatatatctgatttaagtgcattgtgcagctggttgaattatacactctatatatgtatatcatgttaaaaatataaaaaaagaaaattatttgatataccttttcatgtaaatccagtcgacacttttggatttaatatctgaaatcaaagataataataatttacttatataaaacgtgtacaactcataattgtttagacataaaacaactacagacttagtatatactaagtttattaagtacataataatatgtagttgaatgatagatagtataaacgtgttgtgataacatgatacaaatatcttatctatctatccagcagtgagatgatgcaggctaggctgaaatttaaatttaaacaccatttcatctgtctgatctataatgttcaatgtaggaatagcatcgtctcgaagacgcctccactttgaattaggaacacacataaatgaatccgcagtaaaatgtttcgagcaaatacggctgtacttatttggaatccaatttcgtctattaatgcgaattatccattctttctctttgttatcgtctacaggaaatctaaaaattaaaagtatcgataattttagtacatcactatggacaatcaacataacctcaaatcaattccgtattcatcgatgaaacgtataatataatggatatctcaaatattttatgctacaaatctattcagcaaaacatattactttcctaaaattgttcagcagttcacatttcactagaaaattacaaaaaacttaccgatgaaacgacagaagttgttggctattttcttttcttcctgaatgtgagctgcagccccataccacacaagacataatgtcacacagtcgagacactcaattatttgatataaataaaagtttctttccatttatttggaaaaatattgttaaattatcacttaaaacaatctgaacacaagacactcgtaaacacagttgacgcgaccgtgtcaaatagttcggtaaatataagtaaaatcttcttatgtatgttactatgtatttggccgagttaaaatgagtccaataggtccaaatgacatttcatgttgtgacaacctcggaaaaaatgaagcaaagagcgaatcatttgtccttttctcactcatagtttgtgtcgtaagctagaagagagccggtttatagtttctgaattcttattttagccttccttctatgctttagttattgttctgaggtatttaacacgttcacagtccccatacaaagttTTTAATCGACCCGGTAAGTCCAACTTAGATAATGTCGAATTtgtatgttattatatgtaACTACAACGTATAAGAAGTTTCATTTCCGAAAAATCATTTTTCCTTTCAGTTTTCAGCAGTTTTTCCCGTGACCCACATGTGGGGGCACGGACTTATGAGGAGGAAATAATGTGACCCCACGGACTTGGGagtaaattttttattttactttgcgaGTAGttcaacaattattataattcccaCACTTATCTGAGACTCGAAACAGTTGTTGTTTTGATTCCGATATAGTACGTGTCGCGACGTTGGTCGCGAAGTGTACATAGTGTCAATATTACTAATGGCAACATGAAGCAGAAATATTCCCGCCAGCGTTGTTCCCAAGATTTGTCTATGGTGAGTTATAACTTGTCAGCTTTTGAATACCCACTTAGAAAAACGGATTGTTTGGCGGACGTGTTTTTTCGTggctttaaaattttaattttaattctaatatttAAAGTGATCATTTGGTTAGTTTAGGTGTAATTTAGTttgtatatattaattattttttatttatattgtgtataGTGTAAATATCAACGAGTTATTGGTAAGTagttctttttataattttcccgCCATGGACCCGCCCGAGGATCCTGGGGGAACGCCTCCTGTTGTTGCAAGTTATGTTACAATCTCTAATGTTGCTTCAACGAATGAAGAAGCAAGTATGGATACTGATGGTTCTTTAGTTCAGGGGAAAAAACGAAAGCGCGTTTCACGCTCTAAAATGTGCAAACattgcaataaaaaaagaaggaagGGTCATGAGAAGAGGCTATCTGATTGCCAATGTCTATCTGAAACTGAATCTAATGTCCAGCCTGCATCCCAATCTCTTGATGAAAACCAAACTCAGAATATCTCTTTGCCTTTATTTAATGAAACTGTTGCGTCACAAAATATTTCAACTGTCGCTGACAACCACTCTCCACAGTCTCAAATTGCTCGGAGGACTTATATTAGTTCTGATGCAGCTCCTTACACATTACACATCCAGCATAAGCTGACATCGCCTGATGATGGGGTTTCTTTGCATCCTGTGTCTTTAGGTCGAttcctgaaacaaaacaaagttaCAGGTATAGTGGATGGAAGCTTAAAACGAATTGGAAGGAACAGAGTATCTCTCTCTTTCAAAAAGTATGAAGATGCAAACTCTTTTCTTGAAAACCCTATTTTAGACTCCTCAAAGTATAAAGCTTTTATCCCTACATTCTCAGTAATTCGAATGGGTGTGGTTCGTGGAGTACCTGCTGAATGGAGTGAAGAAGAAGTGAAGGAGAATACGACAGTCTCTATAGGCTGCGGTCCTATTCTGAAAGTAAGGCGGTTGAATAGGAAAGTCATTATTAATTCCAAGGTGGAATTTAAACCAACAGAATCTGTAGTACTGACCTTTGATGGTCAGATTTTACCGAAAAGGGTCTTCATGTGTTATACAGCTCTCCCTGTCGACCTTTACATTTATCCAACCGTACAATGTTTTAGTTGTTGTCGCTATGGCCATGTGAAAACCCAGTGCCGCTCGCAACCTAGATGCTTTAAGTGTGGTCAGGGCCACAATGGAGATACCTGCTCAGTTCATGAAGAAGATGTCAAGTGTTGCTTATGTAATGGCAACCATCAGGCTACAGATAGAAAGTGTTTAGAGTATGAGCGCCAACGTGCTATAAAAGAGACCATGGCAAAGTCATGCATCTCTTATGCGGAAGCTTTAAAGACTCATCCGGCCATAACAAAGATCTCATATGCTGAAGCACTTCTTTCATCCCATCATGTCCCAGATAATGTCCCACTTTTAACATCGCCTTCCCAAGCAGCTAAGTCCCCTTCTAAAGTCTCTTATAAAAAAACTGTTCTTCAAACAAGAAAAGCTCCTCCCAGGACTACAAAAGGCTATGACGTTCAGAGTCATAGGGAACTGGTTAGAGAGTATGATTTGCCTGCATCTGCTAATGGAACTGCTCTGAAATATCAAGAAACAGTCAATGATCCTTCTAATATTCCGATTTCTGAACTTATTATAGCCCTATTAAACTTACTTTCGCAGTCAAACTTAATTCCACCGTCCAACGCAGCTCTCATTGATTCTCTTGCACAAATCTCTAAAACACTCCATAATGGACCTAAATTCCAAAGTTCTCCAGTGGAACTGCAGGAGCGTAATTCCTAAAAAacaagatttattatttttagttaacaAGTACAAACCTCTAATTATAGCATTACAAGAAACTTGGCTCAAGccaagttataattttaaaatttcaggCTACTCTTGCATTCGAGAGGATAGACCTGATGGATTTAATGGTGTTGCTTTATTAATAAAGCATCCCACTTCCTTTACACATAAACAAATCAATCATAGAAATGATTACTCTGTTGTAGCTGCAattatcaaaaatatctgttttgtttctatttatatTCCACATCCCTCTTCTCAGATATATAATGAGGTAC
This portion of the Pectinophora gossypiella chromosome 1, ilPecGoss1.1, whole genome shotgun sequence genome encodes:
- the LOC126366747 gene encoding phosphatidylserine synthase yields the protein MKERKMSGTSTNSVPTNEYAEAFSSINERPVDDISLEFFYKPHTITLLAVSIAAVIYTAFVRDETSTQDNIWAGICCVVFFFLIVSVLTFPNGPFTRPHPAVWRIVFGTSVLYLLALLFLLFQSYSTVYEIMYWMDPNLRNFHIDMDKEYAVNCSDFSVAKVWSHVDVFAFAHFFGWMFKALLFRHAGLLWAISIMWEITEIAFAHLLPNFLECWWDSIILDVLVCNGLGIWCGLKICKALEMREYKWVSIRDISSTTGKIKRAILQFTPEQWTPVRWLDPTCTYMRFFALSQLVVFWQLSELNTFFLKHIFEMPPSHPLVIARLLLIGVIVAPSVRQYYIYVTDPKCKRVGTQCWVYGAIMVTESMLCIKNGKELFGQAQVCNVIIWLVIQILVSVGCVYGVVLYHRYFEPNPEYAVDSPRKRD
- the LOC126366822 gene encoding uncharacterized protein LOC126366822 is translated as MYLIIYLRRGMWNINRNKTDIFDNCSYNRELRSCSSTGELWNLGPLWSVLEICARESMRAALDGGIKFDCERIDLKTQDAKKPHHQAMSAYAGCVMCKELHQN